A single genomic interval of Mycolicibacterium holsaticum DSM 44478 = JCM 12374 harbors:
- a CDS encoding DoxX family protein — MTSPPPELQQIANPAPAYRMAAMLLGVGTLHFLTPKPFDAIVPAELPGSARFYTYASGVAELGTAGLLATPRTRRLGALAAVVLFVSVFPANVNMVRLWFQDPRKPFVMRLAALARLPLQIPMVLQALRIYRSS, encoded by the coding sequence ATGACCTCTCCCCCGCCCGAGCTGCAGCAGATCGCCAACCCGGCACCGGCATACCGGATGGCAGCAATGCTGCTCGGTGTGGGCACCCTGCACTTTCTGACCCCTAAGCCGTTCGACGCGATCGTGCCTGCCGAGCTACCGGGCAGTGCGCGGTTCTACACCTACGCCTCGGGGGTCGCCGAGCTGGGCACCGCCGGCCTGCTGGCCACGCCAAGGACGCGTCGCCTCGGCGCGCTGGCCGCTGTCGTGTTGTTCGTCTCGGTGTTTCCCGCCAACGTCAACATGGTCCGGCTGTGGTTCCAGGACCCGAGAAAGCCGTTCGTGATGCGCCTGGCCGCGCTGGCCCGGCTGCCGCTGCAGATCCCGATGGTCCTCCAGGCGCTCAGGATCTACCGCAGCTCCTAG